The stretch of DNA AATCCCCGTGAGCCGGAGGACGCACTCGCGCGCGCACACAAAGGGAACGCGGTTGTACCACACCCCGCCCTCCGCGCCGGACAGCAGGGAGGAATAGGCGGGCGCGCCGGGGAGCTGCCCGAAGAAGAAGGACAGCGGCAGGCGCAGGGCCGCGCCCGTGGCGGCGATCTCGATCTCCGTGCGCGCGATGAACGCGGGGTCCACGCCCTCCAGCGTCATCCCGTGGATGAGCGCCGGGGCGTCCACGGTCAGCGTGTGGGAGAAGGGCTCCGCCTGGCTCCCGGCGGGCTTGTGGGACAGGGGAATCTCCACGGCCTCGCCCGCCGCGCGCAGCGTGCCGAGGGGATCCTTCCACCGCGCCACGGCGCGGCCCAGCAGTTCCCGCTCCTCCGGCGTCATCTCCATCTGGAAGGTCTTCACCCCCTCGTCCGAGGGAAAGGTGGCGTAGTTGAGCTGGAAGAACTTCACCCCGAGCCCGTCCACCACCACCTTGCAGGATTTCCGGTAGGGGATGGGGATGTAGGAGTAGAATCCGCCGATGCCCTTCCCGGCGAGGGGGTTCGGGAACCGCTCCAGCGAGTTGTCGAAGAGGCTCTCCATCGGCACGTCCAGCGCGGGCACGGCCTCCCCGTCGAGATAAATCCGGATGTGCTCCCCCTTGCGCTCCAGCAGCCCGTCGGCCTCGCCGCCGGCGTGCGTTGTCCAGAGGCGGCAGATGCAGCCCGGCCCCTCCATCTCCGCGATCACGCTGTTTCCGTCCTCCTCGCGCAGCTTGGAGTACTGGCCCGAGAAGCCGTCGTTGTTCCCCCCCGTCCGGTCATAGCTCGAGAACGACGCCATCCGCACGCCCGGCCGTGGCACCGGCAGCAGCGTGTCGTCGCACAGCTCCCCCAGACTGCCCGTGGGCTGCCAGGCCCACGCGCCCGCCGACGCGAGCAGGAGGAACAACGAAAGGAAAAGGGTCGGGGAACTCTTTCGCATGGCCGGTCTCCCATGGGTGCGCGGGGTCCGCGCCGCGCGTCCCCGGAACATCTTAGACCAACAGAAGCCGCGAAACAACCGGCGGACCCGGGGTGGTTCCGGCAAGAGGGCATCCCGCCGGCCGGAGGTCGGTGAAAACGAGATGGCTTCGCTTCGCTGCTAATGAAGTGGACGTATTCTTCCGCGCTCCAAGCCGCCGGTTTTTCTCTGCCAAACGTGGAAATGGCCGAAAGCGAAAGTCTTGGGCATCCCGGAGGGATGCAGGACATTAG from Candidatus Hydrogenedentota bacterium encodes:
- a CDS encoding DUF2961 domain-containing protein, coding for MRKSSPTLFLSLFLLLASAGAWAWQPTGSLGELCDDTLLPVPRPGVRMASFSSYDRTGGNNDGFSGQYSKLREEDGNSVIAEMEGPGCICRLWTTHAGGEADGLLERKGEHIRIYLDGEAVPALDVPMESLFDNSLERFPNPLAGKGIGGFYSYIPIPYRKSCKVVVDGLGVKFFQLNYATFPSDEGVKTFQMEMTPEERELLGRAVARWKDPLGTLRAAGEAVEIPLSHKPAGSQAEPFSHTLTVDAPALIHGMTLEGVDPAFIARTEIEIAATGAALRLPLSFFFGQLPGAPAYSSLLSGAEGGVWYNRVPFVCARECVLRLTGILPDDGKLTVYRSPLAGAPADYGTLMAQYTESLPTKPGVFHPLLKTAGSGHVVGTFLSTEGPEGLPYWLEGDDRWIIDGELRIHGTGS